Proteins found in one Amycolatopsis aidingensis genomic segment:
- a CDS encoding phytanoyl-CoA dioxygenase family protein, giving the protein MRLTKPQLDRYHRDGFLELDRALSAEETQVLREAFARDCDVPGPHRVLEDDRTVRAVYASHQRQREFAALVRDRRLLAPARQLLGDQVYVYQLKINSKSPFTGEGWSWHQDYPAWRIADSLAEPRQVNVAVFLDDVDEFNGPVVFVPGSHRFGPLHLDRTPDAKSDQHIDPDDIALTREQLAKLVDAGAMVAPKGPAGTVVFFSSEVVHGSGVNISPYPRHLLIVTYNDVSNPPSWRGEPRPGYVVCRDNDPLTYLDDPLGPWTVRRAATVPVSEDIR; this is encoded by the coding sequence ATGCGTTTGACCAAGCCGCAGCTCGACCGGTACCACCGCGACGGCTTCCTCGAACTCGACCGCGCGTTGAGCGCGGAGGAGACACAGGTTCTCCGCGAGGCGTTCGCCCGGGACTGCGACGTGCCGGGGCCCCATCGGGTGCTGGAGGACGACCGGACGGTCCGGGCCGTGTACGCCTCGCACCAGCGGCAGCGCGAGTTCGCCGCCCTCGTGCGCGACCGGCGTCTACTGGCCCCCGCACGCCAGCTGCTGGGAGACCAGGTCTACGTCTACCAGTTAAAGATCAACTCCAAGTCGCCGTTCACCGGGGAGGGCTGGTCCTGGCACCAGGACTACCCCGCCTGGCGCATCGCCGACAGCCTTGCCGAACCTCGGCAGGTCAACGTGGCGGTGTTCCTCGACGACGTCGACGAGTTTAACGGCCCAGTCGTGTTCGTGCCCGGTTCGCACCGCTTCGGTCCGCTCCACCTCGACCGCACGCCCGACGCGAAGTCCGATCAGCACATCGACCCCGATGACATCGCGCTGACCAGAGAGCAGCTCGCGAAACTCGTCGACGCGGGCGCGATGGTGGCCCCCAAGGGGCCTGCGGGCACAGTCGTATTCTTCTCCTCGGAAGTCGTGCACGGCTCAGGCGTCAACATCTCGCCGTACCCCCGTCACCTACTGATCGTGACCTACAACGACGTCAGCAATCCGCCGAGCTGGCGTGGCGAACCACGGCCCGGTTACGTCGTCTGCCGGGATAACGATCCGCTCACGTACCTCGACGATCCGCTCGGGCCGTGGACCGTGCGCCGTGCCGCCACGGTTCCGGTCTCCGAGGACATCCGATAG
- a CDS encoding HpcH/HpaI aldolase/citrate lyase family protein encodes MKYTRYCRSMLSTPALQTDRFRKSHEADADICMVDLEDSIPPWDKDTARNLAARFFVPPAPARCAIRINTLTTPDGLRDLLAIRDYPTKPAIVVVPMVESPRDIEVAESVLVRTCPDVEFLAVVETPRGVENANAIAAASPRLRALIFGSADYSFLAGVRLAWDTLVHARARLVNAARAAGIEVIDAPTFEISEHATIKEDAVRAHDLGFSGKIAIHPRQVPVINEAFSPDTATLEKARRIVAAGQENGRKIAVVDGAMVGIPFFEASQHLIEEFGDLLHS; translated from the coding sequence ATGAAGTACACGCGGTACTGCCGTTCGATGCTGTCGACCCCGGCGCTGCAGACGGACCGCTTTCGCAAGAGCCACGAAGCCGACGCCGACATCTGCATGGTGGACTTGGAAGATTCCATTCCGCCGTGGGATAAGGACACCGCGCGGAACCTCGCGGCGAGGTTCTTCGTCCCCCCGGCCCCCGCCAGGTGCGCGATACGGATCAACACACTCACGACGCCGGACGGGCTGCGCGATCTGTTGGCGATTCGTGACTATCCGACAAAACCCGCGATCGTGGTGGTTCCCATGGTGGAGTCGCCACGTGACATCGAGGTCGCGGAGAGCGTCCTCGTGCGGACCTGCCCCGACGTCGAGTTCCTCGCCGTGGTGGAGACCCCGCGTGGCGTGGAGAACGCCAACGCGATAGCCGCCGCGTCACCGCGGCTGCGGGCGCTCATCTTCGGTTCCGCGGACTACTCGTTCTTGGCCGGCGTGCGCCTGGCCTGGGACACCCTGGTCCACGCGCGGGCGCGGCTGGTGAACGCCGCGCGAGCCGCTGGCATCGAAGTCATAGACGCGCCCACCTTCGAGATCTCGGAGCACGCGACGATCAAGGAAGACGCCGTCCGTGCGCACGACCTGGGCTTCAGTGGCAAGATTGCCATCCACCCGCGACAGGTACCGGTGATCAACGAGGCGTTCTCGCCGGACACCGCGACGCTCGAGAAGGCCCGGCGCATCGTGGCCGCAGGGCAGGAGAACGGCCGGAAGATCGCGGTGGTCGACGGCGCGATGGTGGGAATTCCGTTTTTCGAGGCGTCTCAGCACCTGATCGAGGAATTCGGCGACCTGCTTCATTCCTGA
- a CDS encoding aminotransferase class I/II-fold pyridoxal phosphate-dependent enzyme, whose product MSTDTGALERVLGAHRYRNTEKMLRMSDPVWLAAASEGLINLNVEAASNNKMIIPESGHEFINLCSSAYLGLNFHPKVIEGAIDVLREAGTTGLLTSNARIRHRTLGRLEEELGELFRATALVGVSCTALSFGILPLVAAGYLAEGGARVMVYDRFCHFSMAYVKPITADESLVLTAPHNDLNYLEDVCKKYPRVAYIADGAYSMGGAAALDGLQELQDRYGLFLYLDDSHSLSITGEHGEGFTRSQIEMNPLSIIVSTLNKGFGSNGGVAMLGRPELYPFLTRHGGPIGWSQNIEVTSVGASLASAEIHRSSELGELQHKLQENIDYFDQRYPTKFAGNNLPVRLVPVGDADRSVRLSGELFRRGYYSSAVFFPIVPRGKAALRVMIRADISKDALGGFIDTVEELTADSDADEAPAHG is encoded by the coding sequence ATGAGCACGGATACCGGCGCTCTGGAGCGTGTTCTCGGCGCGCACCGATACCGCAACACCGAAAAGATGCTGCGAATGTCCGACCCCGTGTGGCTCGCCGCGGCCAGCGAGGGTCTGATAAACCTCAACGTCGAGGCGGCGTCAAACAACAAGATGATCATTCCCGAGAGCGGGCACGAGTTTATCAACCTCTGCTCCAGCGCCTACCTCGGACTGAACTTCCATCCCAAGGTCATTGAAGGTGCCATCGACGTCCTACGGGAGGCCGGCACCACCGGCTTGTTGACGTCGAACGCGCGGATTCGGCACCGGACGCTGGGCCGCCTGGAGGAGGAGCTCGGCGAGCTGTTCCGGGCGACAGCTCTGGTCGGCGTCTCGTGCACGGCGCTCAGCTTCGGCATACTTCCGCTGGTCGCCGCAGGATATCTCGCAGAAGGCGGGGCGCGCGTGATGGTCTACGACCGATTCTGCCATTTCTCGATGGCTTATGTCAAGCCGATCACGGCCGACGAGTCCCTGGTGCTGACGGCTCCCCACAACGACCTAAACTATCTCGAAGACGTGTGCAAGAAATACCCGCGAGTGGCTTACATCGCCGACGGTGCGTACTCCATGGGTGGCGCCGCGGCGCTGGACGGGCTCCAAGAGCTCCAGGACCGCTATGGATTGTTCCTGTACCTCGACGATTCGCACTCGTTGTCTATCACCGGGGAGCACGGCGAAGGTTTCACCCGATCTCAGATCGAGATGAACCCCCTTTCGATCATTGTCTCGACCCTGAACAAGGGATTCGGCTCCAACGGTGGCGTCGCGATGCTGGGACGGCCGGAACTCTATCCCTTCCTCACTCGCCACGGAGGGCCGATCGGCTGGTCGCAGAACATCGAAGTGACCAGTGTGGGCGCGTCACTGGCCAGCGCCGAGATCCACCGCTCGTCCGAACTGGGTGAGCTCCAGCACAAACTCCAGGAGAACATCGACTATTTCGACCAGCGGTATCCCACCAAGTTCGCCGGTAACAACCTGCCCGTGCGCCTCGTCCCGGTGGGCGATGCCGACCGCTCCGTCCGCCTGTCCGGCGAACTGTTCCGGCGCGGGTACTACAGCTCGGCGGTCTTCTTCCCGATCGTACCGCGTGGCAAAGCGGCCCTGCGTGTGATGATCCGAGCGGACATCAGCAAGGACGCACTGGGCGGGTTCATCGACACGGTCGAGGAGCTCACCGCTGACTCCGACGCCGACGAGGCTCCCGCCCATGGATGA
- a CDS encoding MaoC family dehydratase — MDEGPTGYRRVGVQRYRETVGFYYEEFTVGDVFEHRPGRTITEMDNVLMSMLGMNASPLHIDAAYMKHTRWEQPIVSSLVTLGIVGGMTARSTSGRAVANLGWDNIRLLSPVLAGDTLYAETEIMMKRPSQSYTDHGIVGCRTLGIKSTGEKVISFDRSFLVPMREHSRDAEVGY; from the coding sequence ATGGATGAGGGGCCGACCGGATATCGGCGCGTCGGTGTGCAGCGGTACCGGGAGACGGTAGGCTTCTACTACGAGGAGTTCACGGTGGGCGACGTTTTCGAGCACCGCCCCGGGCGCACCATCACTGAGATGGACAACGTGCTCATGAGCATGCTCGGTATGAATGCCTCACCGCTGCACATCGACGCCGCCTACATGAAGCACACCCGCTGGGAGCAGCCTATCGTCTCCAGCCTGGTGACCCTGGGAATAGTCGGTGGAATGACAGCGCGCAGCACCAGCGGCCGCGCTGTCGCCAACCTGGGATGGGACAACATCCGGTTGCTTTCCCCGGTCCTCGCAGGGGACACTCTCTATGCGGAAACCGAAATCATGATGAAACGCCCGTCGCAAAGCTATACAGATCACGGGATTGTGGGTTGCCGGACATTGGGTATTAAGTCGACTGGGGAAAAGGTCATTTCTTTCGACCGGTCGTTTCTGGTGCCCATGCGTGAACACTCCCGGGACGCCGAGGTTGGTTACTGA
- a CDS encoding reverse transcriptase/maturase family protein — MLKVNKDGEVREMRDAATVLEIIRERGRRGLPLERVYRCLFNPDLFLLAYGKLYRNKGAMTPGVTSETVDGMNLGKIEAIITVLRQERYRWTPVRRTYIEKKNSSKKRPLGLPTWSDKLLQEVLRLILEAYYEPQFSDRSHGFRPGRGCHTALQEIYHQWHGTVWFIEGDITDCFGSLSHSIMRSVLAET; from the coding sequence GTGCTCAAGGTCAACAAGGACGGTGAGGTACGCGAGATGCGAGACGCCGCAACCGTATTGGAGATCATTCGTGAACGCGGCAGGAGAGGACTGCCGTTGGAACGGGTCTACCGGTGCTTGTTCAACCCGGATCTGTTCCTGCTTGCCTATGGGAAGCTCTATCGCAACAAGGGGGCGATGACTCCTGGGGTCACCAGCGAGACCGTGGACGGCATGAACCTCGGCAAGATCGAGGCAATCATCACCGTGCTCCGGCAGGAGCGCTACCGGTGGACCCCAGTGCGGCGCACCTACATCGAGAAGAAGAACTCCTCGAAGAAGCGCCCGCTGGGGCTGCCGACCTGGTCGGACAAGCTGCTGCAAGAAGTGCTGCGCCTGATCTTGGAGGCGTACTACGAGCCGCAGTTCTCCGACCGTTCCCACGGGTTCCGACCTGGCCGTGGCTGTCACACCGCCTTGCAGGAGATCTATCACCAATGGCACGGGACGGTGTGGTTCATCGAGGGCGATATCACCGACTGTTTCGGGTCTTTGAGCCATTCGATCATGAGATCGGTCCTGGCGGAGACCTGA